Within the uncultured Draconibacterium sp. genome, the region TTAACAATGGGTCTTTCATTGGCATCAAAAGCTCAAATGAGTTACGGGATTAAAATTGGCGCAGGTGCAGCCTGCCAGTCAGATCTACTGGAATTGTCCAATAACTGCGATGTACGTTTTAGCCCAACTATTGGCTTTGTTGGAAAATACCAAATTACAACAGGTTTTGCGCTGAAAAGTGGTTTAGAGTATCAACAAAAAGGCCGCAGTTTTACCGAAGAGAACGTAGATGTTACGAATAAACTTCAGTATTTATCGCTACCTGTAAAAGCTGAGTTTTCGGCAGGTGAAAAAGCCGGTTTTAAAAAAGGACAACGCTTGTATTTTGCTGTTGGTCCGTACTTAAGCTACAAACTTGATGCTGAAGGAAAGTTGGATGATGCAACATTCGATATGAAAAACGATACCAAAGATTTTGATGCCGGTTTAGGGCTGGAACTGGGAATAGAGTTTCCTGTATTTAATCAGAAAGCTTTACAGGTAGGTTTAAACTACGATATGGGATTTGTTGAAGTGTACAAATCAGAACCCGATCTGCACAACAAAATGGCCTCAATAAGTCTGGGGTTACTGTTTTAACAGCGAATTGCATTCACGAAACAATTAAAAAAAGCCGGCTAAGAAATTTCTTAGCCGGCTTTTTAATATTCTAATTGTTGATTATTTTCTTTTTGGAGTTTGAACCCCGCGTTGTTTAGCCATATCTTCCAAACGTTTCTGGAAGTTCGACTGCTTTTTCGCCGGTTTCTTTTTATTGGCTTGCAGCTGTGCTCTAATCTTCTCATCGTCAACAAAAGAGCGGATCAGGTAAGTCTGACCAATAGTAATAAGGTTAGCAAGGAAATAGTAATAACTCAAACCTGAAGGATAGTTATTCAACAGGAATAAGAACATTACCGGCATAATGTACATCATTGTTTGCATTCCCGGCATTCCCTGGCTGGTAGTAGCTGATTGATTCAGTTTAGTTGAAATAATGGTAGTTACCGTCATCAACAAACAGAACAAACTTACGTGGTCGCCATAAATTGGAATACTAAATGGCAAATTGAAAATTGAATCGTAAGTCGACAAGTCGGTTGCCCAAAGGAAACTCTCTCCTCTTAACTCGATTGATGTTGGGAAGAAAAAGAACATGGCAAACAAAATCGGCATCTGTAATACCATCGGCAAACAACCTCCCATCGGGTTTACACCGGCCTTTCGATACAGTGCCATCGTCGCCTGCTGTTTTTCCATGGCTTTATCCTGCCCCGGATATTTGGCATTTATTTCATCAACCTCTGGCTTTAATGCACGCATTTTTGCCTGCGACATGTATGATTTGTAGGTGAACGGGAACAGTACCACTTTAATCATCAGCGTGAGCAGCAGGATGATGATACCAAAGTTGTCGATAGAACGACGTAACCAGTTAAATACCGGAATAATTACGTAA harbors:
- a CDS encoding porin family protein yields the protein MKQKTNYLRKRLYSLMLVGVLTMGLSLASKAQMSYGIKIGAGAACQSDLLELSNNCDVRFSPTIGFVGKYQITTGFALKSGLEYQQKGRSFTEENVDVTNKLQYLSLPVKAEFSAGEKAGFKKGQRLYFAVGPYLSYKLDAEGKLDDATFDMKNDTKDFDAGLGLELGIEFPVFNQKALQVGLNYDMGFVEVYKSEPDLHNKMASISLGLLF